In Gracilibacillus salitolerans, the sequence ACAGCGGTGTCTTTTAATTGACGCTTCTTTAATACTTCCAATATCGGAACACCCGCAGTACCACTTGGTTCCCCGTCATCATTAGCTTTCTGAATCTGGTCATGCTCACCAATCATATAGGCAGAACAGTTATGTGTAGCATCAGCATGCTTCTTTTTAATATCTTGAATGAATTGCTGGGCTTCGTCTTCGTTTGTTACGCGTTTCACATATCCAATAAATCTAGATTTCTGTATCACTTGTTCATCAGAACCCTCAGGCTTTACTGTGAAATACTGGTTAAGCATATATAAATCCTCCTAACTACGAATAAATTTGTGTTTATCCAAACAGTGCGTGTAAAATAATTGTAATAGGGAATAAAGAATATTATGATGACCCCCTAAAAAAGAACTATATATTTCGTATCGTATAACATGAAACTAGGTGGTGAGGTTTTGTATATGAAACATACAGATCGTACATTAGATTATATAATAGACGAGATGATAGATACAGTAAAAAATAGTAAGGATGAAGTCTTTGAAATTGCCGAAGAATCTCGTAAGGAATATGAAACATTAGAGCATGAATTAGCAATTTTGAAGGAAGATGTAGCAACGGTTATTGAAGAAGGAGATTTGCTTGAAAAGAAAGTAAAGCTAGCTAGAAAGAAACTAGCCGAAGTAAGTAAAAACTTCAAAGAATATTCAGAAGATAAAATCAGGAAAGTATACGACCAAGCCCATCAGCTTCAAACAGATTTAGTTGTAACACGTGATAAGGAAAAAGTGCTTAGAGAAAGACGAGATGAAATTGAGCTACGTCTAAAATCAATCGAACAAATGGTGGAACGAGCAGAAGGATTAGTCGGAAAAATTTCAATTGTGTTGAATTATTTAAACGAAGACTTTAAGGAAGTTTCCGATTTAATCAGTGATGCGCATCAAAAGCAAGAATTTGGTTTGAAAATTATCGAAGCGCAAGAAGAAGAGCGTCGCCGGCTATCAAGAGAAATGCATGATGGACCAGCACAGATGTTGGCAAATATTATGCTGCGATCTGAAATAGTCGACCGCACCTTTAAAAAAGGCGATGTAGACAGTGCAGTTAAAGAAATGCGCAATGTAAGAGTCATGATTCGCGATTCTTTATATGAAGTAAGACGGATTATCTATGACTTACGCCCAATGGCACTGGATGATTTAGGATTAATACCGACCATTAAAAAGTACATAAGGACATTAGAAGATCAACATCCTAATATCCGGTTCAAGTATCAGTCGAGTAACGAGCGGTTACATAGTCATTATGAAGTAGCCTTATTCCGCTTAATACAAGAGTCGATACAAAATGCAATGAAACATGCAGAAGCAGAACTGATTGTAGTAGAGTTAGACATTTCTAATGAAAGAGTTGTCGCTACGATCACGGATAATGGTAAGGGATTTGAACAATCCGAGAAAAAAGATAAATCTTTTGGTATAATAGGCATGCACGAGCGTGTTGAGATTCTCGGAGGAGAGCTGAAGATTAACAGTAAAAAAGGAACAGGTACGAGAGTTAGTATAATGATTCCTGTTGAGCAAGACACTACTACTGCAAATTAACCTAATTCGGGTATAATAGTAGAGATAGGAGACAAATAGCAGGATCACAGCGATGATAACTTCAGATACATTAAAAAAGAATATATAGGAACTTGAGGAGGAGTAATCATGACAACCAACATTGTATTAATTGATGATCACAAGTTGTTTCGTGAAGGGGTTAAAAGGATATTAGAATTAGAGACTGGCTTTAATGTATTGGCAGAAGGTGATGACGGATCCATGGCTACGGAACTTGTTAAAAAGTACAAGCCAGATGTAGTATTAATGGATATTAACATGCCTGGTGTCAATGGGGTAGAGGCAACGGCTGAGTTATTAGAACGTTACCCTGGAGTTAAAGTTATTATTCTTTCGATTCATGATGACGAAAATTACGTTACGCACGCCCTGAAATCAGGTGCACAAGGTTACTTACTAAAAGAAATGGACTCTGACGCATTGATTGACGCCATTTCCGTTGTGTCTGAAGGTGGCTCTTATCTCCATCCAAAAGTCACACATAATTTAGTAAAGGAATATCGTCGTTTAGTTTCAGAAGAAGATGCATTATATGATTCTGACACATCGCTTTCGAAATTAAAAGAAGTAGAACATCGTAAACCACTTCATTTACTAACAAGACGTGAATGCCAAGTATTGCAGCTACTTGCAGAAGGTAAAAGTAACAAAGGGATCTCAGAATCTCTTTATATAAGTGAAAAAACCGTCAAAAACCATGTAAGTAGTATCCTGCAAAAAATGAAAGTAAAAGATCGTACCCAAGCAGTTGTCATAGCCATTAAAAAAGGCTGGGTAGAAATTTTATAAGTTTTATCAACGTGTGTACGTTGAAAGAAGCGGACATTTATTCCTCTATTTTGTACATAAACGATACTTTTTAGGATTTTACGGACATTTGATCTTTTATTTCGCCTATTTTATTCTCATTAAAGAGAAATTGCATGAAATAAGAGAATAGATATCCACTAAAGTTACTAAACAATCGTTATTGTTGCAAATAACGGATTAAATGTCCGTTTGTATTAGTGCGATGTTGTCTGTTCGCGGATAATTGCTCCTGATCTATTCAAAACAGCAAGATTATCTCGTGTCTCACCAACAAGCCCTTAATCTTGCCAACAATCATCAGGATTACGGACTTGTACACCTCTCCAAAACCT encodes:
- a CDS encoding response regulator transcription factor; the encoded protein is MTTNIVLIDDHKLFREGVKRILELETGFNVLAEGDDGSMATELVKKYKPDVVLMDINMPGVNGVEATAELLERYPGVKVIILSIHDDENYVTHALKSGAQGYLLKEMDSDALIDAISVVSEGGSYLHPKVTHNLVKEYRRLVSEEDALYDSDTSLSKLKEVEHRKPLHLLTRRECQVLQLLAEGKSNKGISESLYISEKTVKNHVSSILQKMKVKDRTQAVVIAIKKGWVEIL
- a CDS encoding sensor histidine kinase; its protein translation is MKHTDRTLDYIIDEMIDTVKNSKDEVFEIAEESRKEYETLEHELAILKEDVATVIEEGDLLEKKVKLARKKLAEVSKNFKEYSEDKIRKVYDQAHQLQTDLVVTRDKEKVLRERRDEIELRLKSIEQMVERAEGLVGKISIVLNYLNEDFKEVSDLISDAHQKQEFGLKIIEAQEEERRRLSREMHDGPAQMLANIMLRSEIVDRTFKKGDVDSAVKEMRNVRVMIRDSLYEVRRIIYDLRPMALDDLGLIPTIKKYIRTLEDQHPNIRFKYQSSNERLHSHYEVALFRLIQESIQNAMKHAEAELIVVELDISNERVVATITDNGKGFEQSEKKDKSFGIIGMHERVEILGGELKINSKKGTGTRVSIMIPVEQDTTTAN